The following coding sequences are from one Triticum aestivum cultivar Chinese Spring chromosome 5A, IWGSC CS RefSeq v2.1, whole genome shotgun sequence window:
- the LOC123104061 gene encoding transcription factor bHLH49, whose translation MDMNESSEKGMEGNGSSGPGGGIPVEWQSQFSGGGGFSAHHHQQHPHMMDSFASGMWPAASQHGAGFLAPVPGFLPPPGLGGHFPVDSGFIERAARSSCFVGPGSGGGMMGAGAFGGAGDQHMGSAFGEGYLDHRRKEGGDKAEPELAGSGGVPSSEAAGGDCSSKGSDSKKRRRPSEVMGGDQVQSSNVAADSANESAQSKDKGEESSPATGTTTGGKSKGKGAKESSEKEDYIHVRARRGQATNSHSLAERLRREKISERMKLLQDLVPGCSKVTGKAVMLDEIINYVQSLQRQVEFLSMKLATVNPRLDLNIEGLLSKDLLRFPGVSSSSMGFSPEMMHPQLQLSQPGLMQGGAAAMANSDVFRRIMQAQLGAKDGSHSQMAHALNGPFSDHVAQMAYPSMGSSHSHSQDLSIRPSQDAYQM comes from the exons ATGGACATGAACGAGAGCAGCGAGAAAGGGATGGAGGGCAATGGGTCCTCTGGCCCCGGCGGCGGCATCCCCGTGGAGTGGCAGAGCCaattcagcggcggcggcggcttctcgGCGCACCATCACCAGCAGCATCCTCATATGATGGACTCCTTCGCGTCCGGCATGTGGCCGGCGGCCTCGCAGCACGGCGCGGGGTTCCTGGCGCCGGTGCCCGGCTTCCTCCCGCCGCCTGGCCTCGGGGGCCATTTCCCGGTGGACTCGGGCTTCATCGAGCGGGCCGCGCGATCGTCGTGCTTCGTCGGTCCTGGCTCCGGTGGCGGGATGATGGGCGCTGGCGCTTTTGGCGGCGCGGGCGATCAGCACATGGGCAGCGCTTTCGGGGAGGGGTACTTGGATCACCGTAGGAAGGAAGGCGGGGACAAGGCCGAGCCGGAGCTCGCCGGGAGCGGCGGCGTGCCGAGCTCGGAGGCAGCCGGCGGAGACTGCTCGTCCAAAGGGTCCGACTCCAAGAAGAGGAGAAGGCCCAGCGAG GTGATGGGAGGTGATCAGGTTCAGTCTTCCAACGTGGCCGCTGACTCCGCAAACGAGAGCGCCCAGAGCAAAGATAAAGGCGAGGAGAGCAGcccggcgacggggacgacgaccGGCGGCAAGTCCAAGGGGAAGGGTGCCAAGGAGAGCTCCGAGAAGGAGGACTACATCCATGTCCGAGCCCGGCGCGGGCAGGCAACCAACAGCCACAGCCTCGCTGAAAGG CTAAGAAGGGAGAAGATCAGTGAGAGGATGAAGCTTCTACAGGACCTTGTTCCCGGCTGCAGCAAG GTCACCGGGAAGGCGGTGATGCTCGACGAGATCATCAACTATGTTCAGTCCCTGCAAAGACAAGTCGAG TTCTTATCGATGAAGCTGGCGACAGTAAACCCGAGGCTTGACCTCAACATAGAAGGGCTTCTCTCAAAGGAT CTTCTTCGCTTCCCTGGGGTGTCCTCCTCGTCGATGGGATTCTCCCCGGAGATGATGCACCCGCAGCTGCAGCTGTCGCAGCCGGGGCTGATGCAGGGAGGCGCCGCCGCCATGGCGAACTCGGACGTGTTCAGAAGAATCATGCAAGCGCAACTAGGAGCAAAAGATGGATCCCATTCACAG ATGGCCCACGCATTGAATGGCCCGTTCAGCGATCACGTTGCGCAGATGGCGTACCCGTCCATGGGCTCCTCGCACTCGCACTCGCAGGACCTCAGCATCAGGCCGTCCCAGGACGCCTACCAAATGTGA
- the LOC123104062 gene encoding uncharacterized protein, translated as MLNVKSEPATAMDAVGEPEIEEHEQKVNRYQAELAARIKAKYFSNKASDGGKIFEEETIVEGETIHSSRWPCTSSYANPVNFLREKNNHERRDSPSSAADSSAKNDSPSVVAEASPKNNAGVPATENNLTPAKRQASKET; from the exons ATGCTCAACGTCAAGTCCGAACCTGCAACTGCAATGGATGCAGTGGG TGAACCGGAAATTGAGGAGCATGAACAGAAGGTAAACAGATACCAAGCTGAACTTGCAGCCCGCATTAAGGCCAAATACTTCTCTAATAAGGCTTCAGACGGAG GAAAAatctttgaagaagaaactattgtTGAAGGCGAAACCATCCATTCAAGCAG GTGGCCATGCACAAGTTCGTATGCGAACCCGGTAAATTTTCTCCGAGAGAAGAACAACCATGAGAGGAGGGATTCTCCATCTTCAGCAGCAGATTCCTCTGCCAAGAACGATTCTCCATCTGTGGTAGCTGAAGCCTCGCCAAAGAATAATGCAGGTGTTCCGGCAACAGAAAACAATCTAACACCTGCCAAGAGACAGGCATCCAAGGAGACCTGA